In Desulfosediminicola ganghwensis, a single window of DNA contains:
- a CDS encoding sigma-54 interaction domain-containing protein, with product MPPLNILPDIDVTDFATLLLNYSTDGILLTDSTGLVIAINKRFSKLFQIPASEVLGSNVLDLVKQGAWSPNLFQRVVQKKKTLSIMQTTRSGRSILATGTPIFDDVGELLYVLFNDRDMSLQSVLENDSTESVELAIHAAAKDEHLVAETQQYTLNGIVVTSNIMKKQLNLALQVAKFPVPVLLTGESGVGKTMFARFIHDQSPRREGPFIAINCGAIPDQLVESELFGHTGGAFTGATAGGKKGRIQAADGGTLFLDEISELPYVLQVKLLQFLETSQIYPVGGTSPIPVDCTVIAATNRNLASMMANKIFRDDLYFRLNGMPIELPPLRKRREEIPPLAHFFLEQYSTRFGIEASLTPEALNELTQLPLKGNVRELSHLIQRLLIVTGGGEITVEQVHEWATTITKSTPKQLPHYDGTLSQQVSQFEKDIIQQTIEKCGSQVEAAKILGVHQSTLSRKL from the coding sequence ATGCCACCGCTTAATATATTACCTGATATTGATGTAACCGATTTCGCAACGCTGTTGTTAAATTATAGTACCGATGGAATATTACTCACCGATTCTACAGGCCTTGTAATTGCCATAAACAAGCGGTTTAGCAAACTTTTTCAAATCCCAGCCTCAGAGGTGCTTGGATCCAACGTATTAGACCTTGTTAAGCAGGGAGCATGGTCGCCAAACCTCTTCCAGCGCGTAGTACAAAAGAAAAAAACGCTCTCCATCATGCAGACCACCCGAAGTGGTAGGTCAATCCTCGCCACAGGTACCCCAATTTTTGATGATGTAGGTGAACTCCTCTATGTACTTTTTAATGACAGGGATATGTCGTTACAGTCGGTTCTTGAAAACGATTCCACTGAATCTGTTGAACTGGCCATTCACGCTGCAGCCAAAGACGAACACCTCGTCGCAGAAACTCAGCAGTACACATTAAACGGGATCGTTGTAACAAGTAATATAATGAAAAAGCAGCTCAACCTCGCACTGCAGGTCGCCAAGTTCCCCGTACCTGTACTTCTTACCGGCGAATCGGGGGTTGGAAAAACAATGTTTGCCCGCTTTATTCATGACCAGTCCCCTAGAAGAGAAGGCCCTTTTATTGCCATAAACTGTGGGGCTATTCCGGATCAACTTGTGGAATCAGAACTTTTTGGACATACAGGGGGTGCCTTTACCGGTGCCACAGCTGGGGGGAAAAAAGGTCGCATACAAGCCGCAGATGGTGGGACATTATTCCTTGATGAAATTAGTGAACTTCCTTATGTCCTCCAGGTCAAACTTCTCCAGTTTCTTGAGACAAGTCAGATTTACCCTGTGGGTGGGACAAGTCCGATCCCTGTTGACTGTACTGTTATTGCGGCCACAAATAGAAATTTGGCATCCATGATGGCTAATAAAATATTTCGAGATGATCTCTATTTTCGCCTCAACGGTATGCCGATCGAACTCCCACCTCTGCGAAAGCGTAGAGAAGAGATACCCCCCCTGGCTCATTTTTTTCTTGAACAGTACTCAACCAGATTTGGGATTGAGGCTTCTCTTACACCTGAGGCCCTGAACGAGCTTACGCAACTGCCTTTGAAAGGTAATGTACGGGAGCTTTCCCACCTTATTCAGCGTCTACTCATAGTCACTGGAGGAGGAGAAATCACAGTGGAGCAGGTTCACGAGTGGGCAACCACAATAACAAAAAGCACGCCAAAGCAGTTACCACACTATGACGGTACTCTCAGCCAACAGGTTTCTCAGTTTGAAAAAGATATTATCCAACAAACAATAGAGAAGTGTGGGAGTCAGGTTGAAGCTGCAAAAATTTTAGGCGTCCATCAGTCAACCCTCTCCAGAAAACTCTAG
- a CDS encoding Clp1/GlmU family protein, which yields MSTDRPVTFCGESEDLLAPLITGYRRILVWGDMGAGKSTLALKLLSSLTTSLKSCQILELDPGSPPFGIPGAVCRGWLENDEIRFGNSAALCSLDASRFRLPLSLLARSLVRQVDEEKKDTILLIDPPGVVKGVGGAELLLELTESLEIDMVLVLFWKAAPLPLAQELAALHAEKLYIPASALAKRPSRFQRIKHRTRLWDNFLKQGAEETVQLDRLHLLGTVPPLEAVKAWKGRQAALLDSRGRTVRLGEVAELHGKKLTLKMVRCNNGNVSSLLIRDAGRDGAGRLATILPVTRIPAVGNQPAEMTPPVLPPNAGYLPISSHLGPAWATLVGGALGDPLLHVRLKDLKKSLLFDLGDPARLAAKVAHQVSAVFLSHAHLDHIGGFVWFLRLRIGLLEPCKIFGPVGTIDHIEHFIQGVTWDRIKEKGPVFEVGEIGQATIRRARLQAGKERINLPETTINNGVILTDEHFIIKAAICDHRTPSIAYALVFGREIKVRKERLKAKGVAPGPWLGRLKYCIANESPQILIELPNGMKQPAGELAEELTLIVPGKKMVYAADMADSPDNRIKLTELARSAHTLFCEAAFTMEDQARADANQHLTTFAAATIAGDAGVERLVPFHFSKRYAPDYQVLYDEILANAGRVQVLGHFSR from the coding sequence ATGTCAACGGACCGACCAGTTACGTTCTGTGGAGAAAGCGAGGATCTTTTAGCACCGCTCATTACAGGGTATCGCCGCATTCTCGTCTGGGGCGATATGGGAGCCGGGAAGTCCACCCTCGCCCTGAAGCTACTGAGCTCCCTCACCACTTCGTTGAAATCCTGTCAGATTCTGGAACTTGATCCCGGGAGCCCTCCCTTTGGCATCCCGGGAGCTGTATGCCGGGGCTGGTTGGAGAATGATGAGATCCGTTTTGGGAATTCCGCTGCGCTCTGCTCCCTCGATGCCAGCCGTTTTCGACTGCCGCTCAGTCTTCTGGCCCGCTCCCTGGTCCGTCAGGTCGATGAGGAAAAAAAGGACACGATACTGCTCATTGACCCGCCAGGGGTGGTTAAAGGTGTTGGTGGGGCTGAACTGCTCCTTGAGCTCACCGAATCCCTTGAAATCGACATGGTCCTCGTTCTCTTCTGGAAAGCGGCTCCACTCCCCCTCGCCCAGGAACTGGCCGCGCTCCATGCCGAAAAACTCTATATCCCTGCTTCTGCGCTGGCCAAACGGCCAAGCAGGTTTCAACGGATCAAACACCGCACACGGTTGTGGGACAATTTTCTGAAACAGGGTGCGGAAGAGACGGTGCAACTTGATCGGTTGCACCTTTTAGGGACGGTGCCGCCCCTGGAAGCTGTCAAAGCATGGAAAGGAAGACAGGCCGCATTGCTGGACAGCCGGGGAAGGACGGTTCGGCTCGGTGAAGTGGCAGAACTGCACGGCAAAAAGCTTACACTGAAGATGGTTAGATGCAATAATGGCAATGTGTCCTCACTGCTAATCAGGGATGCCGGAAGAGATGGTGCAGGGAGACTCGCGACCATCCTTCCCGTTACCCGGATACCGGCGGTGGGCAACCAACCTGCGGAAATGACGCCTCCCGTTCTCCCCCCGAATGCGGGATATCTTCCCATCTCCAGCCATCTCGGTCCCGCCTGGGCAACCCTGGTGGGTGGTGCTCTCGGCGACCCCCTTCTGCATGTGAGGCTGAAAGATCTGAAAAAGAGTCTGCTCTTTGATCTTGGTGATCCGGCCCGTTTGGCGGCCAAGGTCGCCCATCAGGTCAGTGCGGTGTTTTTAAGCCATGCCCATCTTGACCATATAGGAGGCTTTGTCTGGTTCCTCCGTTTGCGCATCGGCCTGCTCGAACCGTGCAAGATATTTGGTCCGGTGGGAACGATCGATCACATAGAGCATTTTATACAGGGGGTCACCTGGGATCGGATCAAGGAAAAGGGACCTGTCTTTGAAGTGGGGGAAATAGGGCAGGCGACCATCAGGCGCGCCAGGCTGCAGGCTGGTAAAGAGCGCATCAACCTGCCGGAGACGACCATCAACAATGGCGTCATCCTCACTGACGAACATTTTATTATCAAGGCTGCCATATGTGACCACCGTACCCCATCCATAGCCTACGCGCTTGTATTTGGCAGGGAAATAAAGGTAAGAAAAGAACGTTTGAAAGCCAAGGGAGTGGCTCCGGGGCCCTGGCTTGGTCGGCTGAAATATTGCATAGCCAATGAATCACCTCAAATATTGATCGAACTTCCCAACGGTATGAAGCAACCAGCCGGTGAACTTGCCGAAGAACTGACCCTCATTGTACCGGGCAAGAAAATGGTATATGCCGCCGATATGGCGGATAGCCCGGATAACAGAATAAAGCTCACCGAGCTGGCTCGCTCAGCACACACCTTGTTTTGTGAGGCGGCATTTACCATGGAGGATCAGGCCAGGGCCGATGCCAATCAACACCTCACGACCTTTGCCGCCGCGACAATCGCCGGAGATGCAGGGGTGGAGCGATTAGTTCCGTTTCATTTTTCCAAGAGGTATGCGCCCGACTACCAAGTTCTCTATGATGAAATTCTGGCAAACGCTGGCCGTGTTCAGGTCCTGGGCCACTTTTCCAGGTGA
- the pntB gene encoding Re/Si-specific NAD(P)(+) transhydrogenase subunit beta has protein sequence MSYGIVTVAYIGATILFILALGGLSRQETSRRGNYSGMIGMAIALLATVIGIVTANYFILFLAVVIGGSIGLILARRVQMTQMPELVAILHSLVGLAAVLVGYANFMDHQRMLVGIEKTIHDSETYLGILIGALTFSGSVIAFLKLSARISGKPLLLPARHWLNLAMLLGTVVLGGQFIKYSAIGGGTVPLVLMTVIALLFGVHMVMAIGGADMPVVVSMLNSYSGWAAAATGFMLNNDLLIVVGALVGSSGAILSYIMCRAMNRRFLAVIAGGFGTSAGTAGADAEDEAGAVVAIEAVEAAELLLNAKEVMIIPGYGMAVAQAQHIVYEITRKLRENNTNIRFGIHPVAGRMPGHMNVLLAEANVPYDIVFELDEINEDFPQIDVSVVIGANDIVNPAAQEVPDSPIAGMPVLECWKGKVTIVLKRSMATGYAGVANPLFYKENTRMLFGDARESLDAVLKHLE, from the coding sequence ATGTCATATGGTATTGTAACCGTAGCATATATCGGCGCAACCATCCTGTTTATCCTGGCACTTGGCGGCCTTAGTCGGCAGGAGACCTCGCGACGTGGGAATTATTCCGGCATGATTGGCATGGCGATAGCTCTGTTAGCCACCGTCATCGGTATTGTCACTGCCAATTATTTCATCCTGTTCCTGGCAGTTGTCATCGGTGGTTCCATAGGCCTGATCCTTGCGAGAAGGGTGCAGATGACCCAGATGCCCGAACTGGTGGCGATCCTGCACAGCCTGGTAGGGCTGGCGGCGGTCCTTGTCGGTTATGCCAATTTCATGGATCATCAACGGATGCTTGTCGGTATCGAAAAGACCATTCACGATTCGGAAACATATCTGGGCATACTGATCGGCGCCCTGACGTTTTCCGGTTCGGTAATTGCCTTTTTAAAATTGAGCGCCAGGATCAGCGGCAAACCTCTGCTGCTGCCAGCTCGTCACTGGCTCAATCTGGCGATGCTCTTGGGAACGGTAGTGCTGGGTGGGCAGTTCATCAAATATTCGGCTATTGGCGGCGGTACTGTTCCCCTTGTCCTGATGACCGTCATCGCTCTTCTTTTCGGGGTGCACATGGTCATGGCCATTGGCGGAGCCGATATGCCGGTGGTGGTCTCCATGCTGAACAGCTATTCAGGTTGGGCGGCTGCGGCAACCGGCTTCATGTTGAACAATGACCTGCTGATCGTGGTTGGCGCCCTGGTCGGCAGCAGTGGTGCAATCTTGAGCTATATCATGTGCCGCGCCATGAATCGCCGATTTCTGGCCGTTATCGCAGGAGGCTTCGGCACCTCAGCGGGCACAGCAGGAGCAGATGCCGAGGATGAAGCTGGCGCAGTCGTTGCTATCGAAGCGGTGGAGGCGGCGGAACTGCTGCTCAATGCCAAAGAGGTGATGATAATTCCGGGATATGGGATGGCTGTTGCCCAGGCACAGCACATTGTTTATGAAATCACACGCAAGTTACGCGAGAATAACACCAATATCCGCTTTGGCATCCATCCGGTTGCCGGCCGCATGCCGGGCCATATGAACGTGCTCCTCGCCGAGGCCAATGTGCCCTATGACATCGTCTTCGAATTGGATGAGATCAATGAAGATTTTCCCCAGATCGATGTCTCCGTGGTAATTGGCGCCAACGACATTGTCAATCCCGCCGCCCAGGAGGTACCGGACAGCCCTATTGCTGGTATGCCCGTGCTGGAGTGCTGGAAAGGGAAAGTGACCATTGTCCTGAAACGTTCTATGGCCACCGGCTATGCAGGTGTTGCCAATCCGCTTTTTTATAAAGAAAATACCAGAATGCTGTTCGGCGATGCCCGTGAAAGCCTGGATGCTGTGTTGAAACATCTGGAATAG
- a CDS encoding Re/Si-specific NAD(P)(+) transhydrogenase subunit alpha — protein sequence MRIGVPRERHENEKRVATTPEVAKIIKKLGFDIVIEAGAGAAAKFTDDAYSDAGVRVEQDVQTLYRDADIILKLRPPENPPERGINELELLREGQTLISFIHPGQNQALLEKLASKKINVLAMDSIPRISRAQRMDALSSMANIAGYRAVVEAAQHFGRFFTGQITAAGKIPPAKVLVIGAGVAGLSAIGAARGMGAIVRAFDTRPEVKEQVESMDGEFLMLDFADEDGSGEGGYAKAMSEEFIQAEMELFADQAKEVDIIITTALIPGKPAPELITEAMVKVMREGSVIVDLAAEMGGNCKLTEADKVVVKHGVTIIGYTNLPSRLPTQASQLYSTNLRHLLSELTPAKDGVVVLNMDDEIIRGATVIKAGEITWPPPAPKISAAPKKRPAPAKVEPQPGKKRSPLRLILAAAILAIGSLALGSVAPPEFMSHLTVFVLACFVGYMVVWNVTPSLHTPLMSVTNAISSIIVIGALLQISSDRLLIVFLAGIAVLITSINIFGGFAVTHRMLSMFRK from the coding sequence ATGCGGATAGGTGTTCCAAGAGAGAGACATGAAAATGAAAAACGGGTTGCAACGACACCGGAAGTAGCAAAGATAATCAAAAAACTCGGTTTCGACATAGTCATTGAAGCCGGTGCAGGTGCTGCAGCAAAATTTACTGATGACGCCTATAGTGACGCTGGCGTGAGGGTCGAGCAGGATGTACAGACACTCTATCGCGATGCCGACATCATCCTCAAGCTCCGCCCGCCGGAGAATCCCCCCGAACGCGGTATAAACGAGCTGGAACTGTTACGGGAAGGCCAGACACTTATCAGTTTCATCCATCCCGGTCAAAATCAGGCGCTTTTAGAGAAGCTTGCCTCAAAAAAGATCAACGTGCTGGCCATGGACTCCATTCCCCGCATTTCACGGGCCCAGAGGATGGATGCGCTCAGCTCCATGGCCAATATAGCTGGATATCGGGCTGTTGTTGAGGCAGCTCAACACTTCGGCCGTTTTTTTACCGGGCAGATAACTGCCGCCGGCAAGATTCCTCCGGCAAAGGTGCTGGTGATAGGCGCGGGTGTGGCTGGCCTTTCGGCGATTGGCGCAGCCAGGGGCATGGGAGCAATAGTCAGGGCTTTTGATACCAGACCCGAGGTCAAGGAACAGGTCGAGAGCATGGACGGTGAGTTCCTGATGCTCGATTTTGCCGACGAAGACGGCTCCGGTGAAGGCGGCTACGCCAAGGCGATGAGCGAAGAATTCATTCAGGCCGAGATGGAACTCTTTGCCGATCAGGCAAAGGAGGTCGATATCATCATTACCACTGCGCTCATTCCAGGTAAACCCGCCCCGGAGTTGATCACCGAAGCCATGGTGAAGGTCATGCGGGAAGGCAGTGTCATTGTCGATCTCGCTGCCGAAATGGGAGGTAACTGTAAACTTACTGAAGCGGATAAGGTTGTGGTGAAACATGGAGTGACCATAATAGGGTATACCAACCTGCCCTCGCGTCTGCCAACGCAGGCCAGTCAATTGTACTCCACCAATCTTCGCCACCTGCTCTCGGAATTAACTCCAGCAAAAGACGGCGTGGTCGTCCTCAATATGGACGATGAAATCATACGCGGGGCAACCGTCATTAAGGCAGGTGAAATTACCTGGCCACCACCGGCCCCAAAAATCTCTGCTGCCCCGAAAAAGCGGCCGGCTCCGGCAAAAGTGGAACCACAGCCCGGAAAGAAAAGAAGTCCCTTGCGCCTCATTCTGGCAGCTGCCATACTCGCTATCGGCTCGCTGGCTCTGGGGAGTGTTGCCCCACCTGAGTTCATGTCACATTTGACCGTTTTTGTGCTGGCCTGTTTCGTAGGCTATATGGTGGTCTGGAATGTCACGCCATCTCTGCATACGCCTCTGATGAGTGTCACCAATGCGATCAGCAGTATCATTGTCATCGGCGCGCTGCTGCAGATCTCATCCGATCGCTTACTGATCGTCTTTCTGGCGGGGATTGCTGTCCTGATCACCAGCATCAACATCTTCGGCGGTTTTGCGGTCACCCATCGAATGTTGAGCATGTTCAGGAAATAG
- the cfa gene encoding cyclopropane fatty acyl phospholipid synthase gives MNRSLLTSPRLYLTNLLTQADVTVNGTRPWDIQVKNNAFFENILTKGSLALGESYIDGWWECEMLDEFIHRILRHRLDRCVRLNPTLLFNILKARLSNRQSRHRAPQVGERHYDAGNDLFELMLDRHMIYSCGFWQGADTLDQAQEIKLDLICRKLQLTQNMRLLDIGCGWGGLVEFAARQYGVEAVGITISREQLKFARERCAGLPVEIRLQDYREVNDQFDAIVSVGMFEHVGYKNYETFMKVVARCLAHNGLFLLHTIGSNRTTHTGDPWFDKYIFPNGMLPSAKQLTTAIEKLFILEDWDNFGTDYDKTLLAWHDNFERNWPTLKKRYSEKFYRVWNYYLLSMAGGFRARYMQVWQIVLSQLGRNGGYTSIRCPRCSDSSK, from the coding sequence ATGAATCGATCCTTGCTGACATCTCCGCGCCTTTATCTCACCAACCTCCTGACTCAGGCTGATGTAACCGTTAACGGCACTCGGCCCTGGGACATCCAGGTCAAAAATAATGCTTTTTTTGAGAATATCCTGACCAAGGGCTCGCTTGCCCTGGGGGAATCCTACATTGACGGTTGGTGGGAATGCGAAATGTTGGATGAATTTATCCACCGGATTCTGCGTCACCGGCTGGACCGTTGTGTACGGCTCAACCCTACGCTTCTCTTCAATATTCTCAAGGCCAGGCTCAGCAACCGTCAAAGCCGGCACCGCGCTCCCCAGGTGGGGGAACGCCACTACGACGCCGGCAACGATCTGTTCGAGCTGATGCTTGACCGCCACATGATTTACAGCTGCGGCTTCTGGCAGGGGGCCGACACCCTTGACCAGGCGCAGGAGATTAAGCTGGACCTGATCTGTCGTAAGCTCCAGCTCACACAGAACATGCGGCTGCTCGATATTGGTTGCGGCTGGGGGGGCCTGGTGGAATTCGCTGCCCGTCAATATGGGGTAGAAGCGGTGGGTATTACCATCTCCAGGGAACAGCTCAAATTCGCTCGAGAACGATGTGCAGGATTGCCGGTGGAGATCCGGTTGCAGGACTACCGGGAAGTCAATGACCAATTCGACGCCATAGTCTCGGTGGGTATGTTCGAACATGTCGGCTATAAAAACTATGAGACCTTTATGAAGGTCGTCGCTCGATGCCTTGCCCATAACGGCCTGTTTTTGCTGCATACCATCGGTTCCAACAGGACCACACATACCGGAGATCCCTGGTTCGACAAGTATATTTTTCCAAACGGCATGCTGCCGTCCGCCAAACAGCTGACCACCGCTATCGAAAAGTTGTTTATTCTCGAGGACTGGGACAATTTCGGCACTGATTACGACAAGACCCTTCTGGCCTGGCATGATAATTTCGAACGCAATTGGCCGACGTTGAAAAAACGGTACAGCGAAAAATTTTATCGGGTGTGGAATTACTACCTGCTCTCCATGGCCGGTGGCTTCCGTGCCAGATACATGCAGGTATGGCAGATAGTACTTTCCCAACTCGGCAGGAACGGAGGCTACACGTCGATTCGCTGTCCGAGATGCTCCGACTCATCTAAGTAA
- a CDS encoding aryl-sulfate sulfotransferase: protein MKRKGIKQFRTFLCTAALVSAFFAVITIESAIAAVTLSPSLPSGAPVGSNITWTASTDSEPTAMHYRFKVHRNGGPNLIVRDFDIYSSFDWTPLEEGMYKISVVARDISGELQETKTRYLVSSRVAEGDPVITATQHPLVALYSVPITVSGAEVRVQFRVQGDETWKSTPYKRCKAHRSTNFLVAGMMPETDYEMRHEITVGNHIQQVSGISVFTTGASEIPDWGFSVTYGPDPDTSLSDDVIVHAVLFGGEGENVGLGCPVATDLNGNLLWYFKKPLDFMQYAGSFLMSFPPSMSGTFLIPMSRPTIPDVIPGPIRGQLLREIDLAGNTIRETNVERINEQLIAMGYDPIYYFHHDARRLPNGHTLVMAGVERILEDVQGSGLVDVVGDAIIDLDKNFQVVWAWNTFDHDELPVTRRALRDEECTGAPGVGNVCGPLRLLGDGPDQAPVAHDWTHGNTVTYAPADGSIIVSFRHQDWLIKIDYGDGKGAGNILWRLGNEGDFDIEQAYAGLLDSHPWFSGQHQPMVYAQNEIVIYDNSNARNENGDDSVANSRGQVYILNEKGGTATLVTNADLGVYASFLGSAQKLSNGNYHFLSGGIAGDQPSPVPGFPAGLSESTETSPDGEITYTLQAPHHTTYRSFRMKGMYRPAGIPGDVDGDSDVDRFDLILIKSKINQQVDDPDDPCDLNGDGSITFEDMIEAKSQCTLPSCKPLNWVDTVKGY from the coding sequence ATGAAACGAAAGGGTATTAAACAATTTAGGACCTTCCTTTGCACCGCTGCCTTGGTTAGCGCGTTTTTTGCAGTCATCACCATTGAAAGCGCCATAGCGGCTGTCACACTTTCCCCCAGTTTGCCCTCAGGAGCACCGGTGGGATCAAATATCACCTGGACCGCCTCCACCGATTCCGAACCGACTGCCATGCATTACCGGTTCAAGGTTCATCGGAATGGCGGCCCTAATCTTATCGTCCGCGACTTTGATATTTACAGCTCATTTGATTGGACACCGCTGGAAGAAGGTATGTATAAAATCTCCGTGGTAGCCAGAGATATTAGCGGGGAGCTGCAGGAAACCAAAACACGCTATTTGGTCAGTTCCCGGGTGGCGGAAGGTGATCCAGTTATCACGGCGACCCAGCATCCACTGGTTGCACTCTATAGCGTGCCCATTACCGTCTCCGGTGCAGAGGTTCGCGTCCAGTTCCGCGTCCAAGGCGATGAAACCTGGAAATCAACGCCCTACAAGCGCTGCAAGGCACACCGCAGTACCAACTTCCTCGTTGCCGGCATGATGCCGGAGACAGATTACGAGATGCGCCATGAAATCACGGTTGGCAATCATATTCAACAGGTTTCCGGAATTTCTGTTTTCACCACAGGTGCTTCAGAGATCCCGGATTGGGGTTTTAGTGTCACTTACGGTCCCGATCCCGACACCAGCCTGTCCGATGATGTGATCGTTCATGCGGTGCTTTTCGGCGGAGAAGGAGAGAACGTGGGACTCGGTTGCCCTGTGGCAACTGATCTGAATGGAAACTTGCTCTGGTACTTCAAGAAGCCGTTGGATTTTATGCAATACGCAGGTTCGTTCTTGATGTCTTTTCCACCATCGATGTCTGGAACATTCCTTATTCCCATGTCCAGACCGACCATTCCTGACGTTATCCCCGGGCCGATTCGGGGGCAGCTTCTGAGGGAAATCGATCTGGCGGGAAATACGATTCGTGAAACTAATGTGGAACGAATAAACGAGCAACTCATTGCGATGGGATATGACCCCATTTATTATTTCCACCATGACGCCAGGCGTCTGCCGAACGGGCATACCCTGGTGATGGCCGGAGTCGAGAGAATCCTCGAAGATGTTCAGGGCAGTGGACTCGTGGACGTGGTGGGCGATGCTATCATTGATCTGGACAAAAACTTTCAAGTAGTGTGGGCCTGGAACACTTTCGATCATGACGAGTTGCCAGTGACCCGTCGGGCGCTCCGTGATGAAGAGTGCACCGGTGCACCGGGGGTAGGCAACGTTTGCGGACCCCTGCGCCTGCTCGGCGATGGTCCGGACCAGGCCCCTGTGGCACATGATTGGACCCACGGCAATACAGTTACCTACGCGCCGGCGGACGGAAGCATTATTGTCTCCTTCCGCCATCAGGATTGGCTTATCAAGATCGACTACGGTGACGGCAAGGGTGCGGGAAATATTCTCTGGAGACTTGGCAACGAGGGAGATTTTGATATCGAACAAGCGTATGCAGGTCTCTTGGACTCTCACCCATGGTTTTCCGGTCAACACCAGCCTATGGTCTACGCTCAAAATGAGATAGTGATCTACGACAACTCCAATGCCCGGAATGAAAATGGTGATGATTCCGTTGCCAACAGCAGGGGGCAGGTATACATCTTAAATGAAAAGGGTGGAACAGCGACTTTGGTGACCAACGCCGATCTCGGCGTCTATGCGTCTTTTCTCGGAAGCGCTCAGAAGCTCTCTAATGGTAACTACCATTTCCTGTCCGGCGGGATCGCCGGCGATCAACCGTCTCCGGTTCCCGGTTTTCCAGCTGGCCTCAGTGAATCCACCGAGACCTCTCCCGATGGCGAAATTACCTATACGCTCCAGGCGCCGCATCACACCACCTACCGTTCGTTTAGGATGAAAGGCATGTACCGGCCCGCGGGAATTCCTGGAGATGTCGATGGTGACAGCGATGTAGACAGGTTTGACCTGATTCTGATCAAATCCAAGATAAACCAACAGGTCGATGACCCCGACGATCCCTGCGACCTGAATGGTGACGGCTCGATCACCTTTGAAGATATGATAGAGGCGAAAAGTCAGTGCACTCTGCCATCTTGTAAGCCGTTGAACTGGGTGGATACTGTGAAAGGCTACTAA
- a CDS encoding glycosyl hydrolase family 8, with protein MADKKWRLVIDRVYYLVERMQKKYSPQTGLLPDFIQNTNVIPAPASQHFLESDYDGSYYKNACRTPWRLATDYLIYGDIRAKEALDSINSWVMLSTNGEPERIKAGYYLNGEMVPGSDYSSAAFTGPLAVSAMVDENNQLWLDHLWAFLLREKGFKVGPKRYYENTLKMLTLIILSGNWWAPEF; from the coding sequence ATGGCCGATAAAAAATGGCGTTTGGTCATTGACCGAGTTTATTACCTGGTTGAGCGCATGCAGAAGAAATACAGCCCGCAAACAGGCCTGTTACCCGATTTCATCCAGAATACCAACGTCATACCCGCCCCTGCCAGCCAGCATTTTCTTGAATCCGACTATGACGGCAGTTATTACAAAAACGCCTGCCGTACTCCGTGGCGTCTAGCGACCGATTACCTGATTTACGGTGACATCAGAGCCAAAGAGGCACTGGATAGCATCAACAGTTGGGTCATGCTATCCACGAATGGTGAGCCCGAGCGGATTAAGGCGGGATATTATCTCAACGGAGAAATGGTGCCTGGCAGCGATTATTCTTCAGCGGCATTTACGGGTCCCCTAGCGGTCAGCGCCATGGTTGACGAGAATAACCAGCTATGGCTCGACCATTTGTGGGCATTCCTGTTGAGAGAAAAAGGATTCAAGGTGGGCCCCAAAAGATACTATGAAAACACCTTGAAAATGCTCACTTTGATCATCCTCTCAGGCAACTGGTGGGCACCTGAATTCTGA